In Rhipicephalus sanguineus isolate Rsan-2018 chromosome 1, BIME_Rsan_1.4, whole genome shotgun sequence, the DNA window aagggtagagaagaaagaagaagactaAGAAAAagatggatgaacagtttgaaactacacaacacgaactcgcgctgtcagttcacaggcgctcgtgaagtccggtggttctcaagaagcacaagagggctttcgtggccttgcgcatatgcgagaccttacgccaaggtcccaagatcttcttttctgtcagcggtcttgagtccaggtgacggagcttgactcccatactacgtcgttgagcttggtatgatgggcactggcatagaatgtgttcaagcgtctcctagcaggcgcaaatgttgcatgccgcactgctggccattccaatgagacacgaatatgcattcgtaaatgccacgcccaaccacatgcggcacagtaaagttccatcgcgtcttgagagcccggatggcaaactaagttgcaaatttgggtcaatcaaatacaggcgcgcgttgggaaaacccggcgtattccattgtagaagagtgatacggcgtgcaagtgattgtagtcgccacgcggcgtctgttctcaagagtggtatgggtgtccgcaggtCCGCAAGCTGCACGATCAGCATAGCGAACAACTTGTGCATGAGTTTAGGGTGTGAGACAGTTTCAAAGGCCTTTGCAAAGTCGATAAAAATAGCATAAACCTGGCCACCTGGCTGAAGAGCTGCTGGTGTCGGGAACGAATTCTGTCATCTGCCTTACAGTGCTGAGGTCATGTCTAAAGCCATGCTGGAAAGTGATCAAAATTTTGTGTCAAGAAATTTCATGATATTATTAAAGATAATATGTTCCATTAATTTACATTACTGTGCTGTTAAGGAGATGGGCCTTTAGTTAGATAATAATTAAACATTGGctgaaaaaagaaggggggggggggattggatTGAAGCAAGTTTCCACGAGAAGGAATGGTGGTGGTTGAGAGAGATTTTCTGAAGATAATTCTTAGATATCTGCCACACCAAAGAGTGTTTCGGACGAGAAAAGTGGTTGGGATACCGTCGGGAGCACATGACCTCGTGGTGTCTACGTCTATGTTAAGTATACCCTCAAGGGACGTTCACATGTCGTCTATTGGAGGCTCAGTATTTGGAGGCTCAAGTCAGCACTTGTTGAAAGTGGTCTAATGCACAGTTTCGAGCTAACTGCTATGCTTCGAATACTGGTCACTATCATTTTTTTTGTCTTGATACCATTCCTAATCAATTTTTCTAACACTTCCTTAAAATATCGCGCTGAAGTGTATGATAACAACAATAAAAGGTGATGTAAATGATAATGCTCAAGTACCTATAGGTAAACTAAGCATAAGACATAACATAACGAACTAGAAAAAATCCTTAAAGGCTAAATGCTCAGAAAAGGTGGCATGCCGAATCACTATCCCACGCCAGTCGACCAACCCAGCTTATCTTCTATTCTGTTTCCCTGGAGCGCGCGAAAAAGTCAAGCACGTCAGGAACGCTTTTATCGCGTGCGTCGACAGTCAGCCATGCAGTTGTAAAGCAATGCTGGCCAGAATGAATATTTCCTTGTTGATCCAAAAAACCAGTTGCTCTTCAAAGCCCAGTAACGTCCTCCCGAAAAGAAAGCGCTGTTTAGAGGCCTCTTGACACAGAATTCGCTTTCAGCCCTGTCGTACGTGGCCAAGACGTTATCAGTTGTTTCGGCTGCGCCGCTGTGAGACATTGACCGAGGAAAGTGAGCTTGCGACGCTCCCCGGTGCGTTCAGGAGGTCAACTCCACGCGAGACCCATTCAGACCGCTATAAAGGGCACCCTACGTCGCAGCCGGCCAACAGACGATACCAAGAGCCAGCCGTGGATACCAACATGAGAACCGTCGTGAGTACTCGCTCTGTCTCGAACACATATTGTCCCGATGCATGCGCTCTTGTTGCAGCTTTGCAGCCTCAATCCTCAATGCGGTTGCAGAGTTACTTCAAGGTTGCCAAATGCTCTAATCTAGCGAAGAATAGATATGCTGCTAAGTGAAATATGTGGGTGCTGTGACATACAGGTGGGTGCGCGTAGAGATTCATTTTACTGGTGCACTGGGCTCCACCTTATATCGTACTGGTGGCTTTGAAGCAGGCTTTGTGCCAGCATCAAACCTGCCATTGTGACATAAATGTTGAATATCAAGGTGAAGCACGAAACAAAAATGTAAATGTTGCACGCAGTAGTACTTAACATAGCCAAAATCAGCAGAGTTCAGGTAAATATGCAGCATTACAGCATTCTCATTAACAGCGTTCTCATTCTCATTACAGCATTCTCATtggtcattgtgaacaaggctcccgtgccgaagtcgaaacgtctttttaaaaaatttttttttgccttctacCTTCGTCagcgttttttatttattttttttattttattccactttgtccccgaccagacgggattccaTCAGACTCTTGACTATTCTCAATAACACCGATTCTTACCACACACACCCGACAAAGACAGGAAGATTACTGATCCAAAATATCGTTGGTCTTACCGAATAACATTTAAAATCCCACTGCGTCTAACATAACTTATTTCTATCGCGAGTCACAGAGGCTGCGTGTTTTGGTCGCACAGGTGCTTTTCATCTTCACGTGTGCGCTCCTGGACAAGACTTGTGCCGGAGGCGGAGCGGTGCCTTTCTTGGGAGGAGGCGGCTTCAATGGTCAGGGCGCAGCATTGAGCCCCAGTCAAGCGGCGAATCTAGCGGCTGCCCTGGGTGGTGGCTTAAACGCAGGCCTGGGAGGAGCCGGTCTTCTCGGTCCAGGAGGCCAGCTATTAGCAGTACCGAATGGACAGGGAGTGTCTGTTCCTGCACCAGTGGCCACGCCGATCGCTTCTGTTACATTCCTGAAACAGCCCGTCGTAAACCTGCGGTATGTGACAAAGCCCGTCATAAAGTATGTCAAGCACCCAGTGGCCACTGTCCATCACGCCATTAGGCCCGTTGTCCGCGTGGGCCAAGCTGCCGGCGGAATCAGCCTTAACGGGCACGGCCTTGCTGGCTTCACTTCAGCGCTCGGTAATAACGCGGCAGCACTCAACGGCCTCGGCGGTGTCAAAGCAAATGCACTGAAGGTGCAGACACACGTCACTGGGGCCAGTGCGGTGGCAGGACCAGCTAAAGCTGGTGGTATTGGTGCTCTCGAAGGTCCTGCATTTATCGGCCCAGGACTTCACGGGCACGCTCTTTTGGGTCCTGGTGTGGGTGGCCCCGTTCTGGGGGGACATGCTGGACCAGGGCTAGGAGGACCGGGACTTGGAGCCATAGGTCTACATCACTTGGCCATGAACAACTTAGGCTTGCACGGTCTCGGTGGTCTCGGAGGCCCCGGTTTCGGAGGACCCATGCTCGCAGGTCTCGGTGGACCTGGACTTGTAGGTGTCGGCGTACGTCACCCTACCCTGCTTGGCGTTGGACTGGGCGGCCTTGGTTACAAAGGTGGACCTGTGTTTAAGAATGGCCTCGGCAACGTTGGAGGAGGTGACGGCGGCACCACTCTTCTTGGTGCTCTAGGCGCAGACGGTGTAGACGGGGCGGTCGCAGCTATCAGGACGGCGCACAATTTGTCCCCAACTGTGGCCGTTAAGTCGGGAGGAAACCTTTTTAACGCTAAAGGATAATTTTAGGATAGTTGCTTGTCTGATGtacgtcaaagaaaaaaaaaaagctgccgcaCACGCCCCAGAAAATAGCGTGAACTTAGGCACGTTGCGTTTACAAGCGACAGTTTATTGCGAACGTGTAAGAGCTGCTGACAGTTTCGTTCGAAGTGGGTGCCAAATGTGCGTTGGTGCTACCGTTACTTTACTTCATTAGTAGCTGCTTAAAGATCTCTTTCGGTGCAGGTGAGCACTGGCGTAATGGCCGACGCGCTCTAGAGAAGAGAGTGGCGGCTTTTAAACCTTTGCGACAGGATCTATATGAGTCTTCATACTAGACAGTTACGGTGCTATATAAGCGACAAATGTTATGAACCACATATCGATGCTTAGATTTGCGCGTTGCCaatttttgtgttttatattttCAACCTGTGGTATAGAAATAGTTTGGCGTGCAGACAAGGGCACATGTGAACAGAAAcagataacacaaacgaaaacattTCTATGCGTGTCTGCACACCTACCTTTCTTCTATGttaaattcctaccaactagctcaactttccgcCTTTCTGTGGTATAAGCAGGCGGCAGTACATTCTTTAGAGTGTCACTTACTTTTGGTGGGACGTCGAGTGAGTTTATTAAGTCTCCGTAGGAAGCCAAGCGAAGACGTTGGGGAAGTAGCCAGTGATTAGAGTACTAGCCGGGCTGCCCACAGCAATGTTCTTTTGTCGAGTGTGTGAGTGAGAGTGCTGCGTGTGAAGAAGAGGTTGTGTACACAAAAGTGAGTGGACACTGCAACAGTTGAACTGATAGTGTTTCTCCAGCAGAGTGCTTGTGCTTTGACAACTGGCTGAGTGTACGCGGAATGTCACCTCATTACTGATTTCCAGTGACTGCACTTCTACCATCATCAAGAGACGTGTGTGAAGCGCATCAATATTGTACTTGTGGGGgatacaaaaaaataaacaacgaAAACTTTACAGGATGTTTTTCTCTGTGCGATCTGATGACGTGAAAAAAAATGTCCTGATGACCCGGACgtagagcacaaaaaaaaagaaaccacaaaaaaaaagaaaacaatacaggTAAGGCGGATATGACAACCTTATAAGTTAAAAGCATTTTACTGATGAAACTGGTAACTGTTTTCAGTGTTGCTCTTTTACGTCATCAACCAATGAAGGTATACGGTGAACCCTCGGCGTTTATAATTGTACTTGCGCTCACTACAACTCAATTTGGTACAACCTTTAAAGTTCACTGCATATCAAAAGTAGATTCCAGTATACACGTTCCTTGGTGGTAGGATTTACTGTTTGTTGAATTCAGTTCTCAGAGCTAGTGCACCAGCTACAAGAAGGCTTTGGGACGTACGTAACATCACTGCACGCTTCATGGGTAGGTCGTCAAAGAGCACATGTATCCTTGTGAATACTGAGTTTTAAAAAACTGCTATTTTttaaaagctgtttttttttacaaattaatATGCAGATCTCTCAATAGTTGAGACCCATGGTCTTTTATCTCATGAAGAACGAACGAATTATCACATGAAGAACGAACAAACACAATCAATGGCTCGTGTGCACGCCAAACAAATTCATCGGCGGCTGCCCACTGAACGGCCACATATCCCTGCATATGTCTAACATCGAAATAAACTTTTGGCTAACGAACAAAATGCTCAAGTTTACTTACATCACAAACGACTGTGAAGATCACTTTCTTGTAATGTTCGACCTGAATGTTTTCTAAGAGATATGATGGCGTCATGAAAGCCTGCcaattcttatttttcttcccGCCAGAAAAGACAGATGACAGGTAGGCaggcgcgcgcgcctgcttgcacaaaacacacacacacacacacacacacacgcacacacacacacacacacacacacacacacacacacacacacacacacacacacacacacacacacacacacacgcacacacgcacgcacacacacgcacacacgcacgcacgcgcgcacgcgcgcacgcacacgcgcacacgccaAAGCCTTATTGCAAGTTTAAACAGCGGAGAGATGACGACGCAGATCGCACCTGCACAAAGGACTAGCACAGCACTATataccacctgaaaaaaaaaagcgtgctttCAGCCCGCCGTAATGTATTACGCAAGTGTCCATAACACCAATATATGATATTTATAAGTGTTATGCCCGCACTTGTGGCACCATTATACCTTGTCATATaaaatgcaatttttttcttttcaaaagcGAGTGCATGACACAATAGTGTGGTCgttcaaaaaaataataaatctaTCGGTATAGCACAGCGCTGGCATTTTGTGCGCGTCTATACCTTTATCCTCGTCTTTCCACGATGTTCATACTAGCAGCATGTCACACCAACTTGTCCAGAAAGAAGTACTCCTCAGCCGTGAAAGAAAACCTACGCTACTGAAACAAATAACATAAATGATTGACATAatatacaaacaaacaaaaattcgACAGGTGTTACACTCTTGTAACACAAGAAGGCGAAAACCTGGCTGTACTCATGTAAGATAAATGAGCCCCAACGAGCAAGTACATTTGTTGGGCATTAAACTGGCCCTTTGAGCGCCTCACGCGAGCGCTTTTGTATTTATATGTCTTTGTCAAGGATGATGACTGAATTAATGATGGCTAAACCTTTTGTAATTGGCGGGAGGCTTTACACCacacactcgttacgcaattcgcatggattgaaaaaaccgaccgctcgcgctgcacaaccgttcactgaccaccccgtatgtataggcactggattttgaccttcaaggtagtgcgtatgtgcgatttctcctgtgcgtgattaaacaatgaaaattcacagcgtacatgtaaaattaaagtgagctgcaagtcgtcataactctcatcgaacctttagtataaacgcgcccgatctcacgtcggtgatgatgtactgggcagaattcacggaagattcacggtttaccgatgaacctccgcagcttcgcccactcatcatcattcactccgtagatatgctgtgatttttttctattcAACTGACGACCGTTGCTTCATTATGTAGCATAGACGCAATGCAAACAAAGCTAAGCGCAGAAGGCAGGAGTGCGAGGTAATGATTACATAGCCCTCACCAGTCAAGTGAAGTAGTTTTTTTATAATGCAATCATACACAAGCACCCTGAACGGTATTAAGGCGCGTTAGAGTTTTATATTTTTGATAAACGTCTTGTTTAACCTAAACGCTTGCTAGTACATTACATagaaaacccgccacggtggtgtagtggttatggtgctcgactgctgacccgaaggtcgggggtcgaatcccggcctaGGCGGCcacactttcgatggaggcgaaaatgcttgaggcccgtgtgcttagatttcggtgcccgttaaagaaccccagttgatcgaaatttccggagccctacactgcggcgtgcctcagaatcatatcgaggtttcgcgacgttaagttcctacaattattattacattacaTAGAAAAATAAAAGGGCATTGAATAAAGTCCCTTTACTTAAATGTATTTTGTTTAAAAAATaaggagataaaataaaaataaggatcAAATTAAATGGAAAACACGAGGACAAGACGCCGTCAATTTAGCTTGCAAATAAGCACATTGTCATTGGGAACAACAGAAAAAATATAAACAGAAACACCAATTCGCGATTTGATGATGACACTCGCTAGGCAATAAAGGGAATGTATAAAAAAAAGCTTCTAAGATGTAGCAGCTGGTTTTATTTGAGCCATTCTGTCTGGTCAGAAGCTCTAATGACGTCCTTGCGCAAGTTCGACTTATTCTTAGTGCAGAAAATGAAGAATCAGTACCGGAGAATCATTTGGTGCGTGAAGGAGCGGGTTAAATGTTGTGTTTTCGATTAATCGCAGCAAATATGAGGGGGGAAAAGTGGcttcagattgattgattgattgattgattgattgattgattgattgattgattgattgattgattgattgattgattgattgattgccgtCGGAGAGCATCACAGACGCTAACAGGCACCTAGCTGGCGGCACCCGATTTATTTTCGCCGCCTGGGGTGCTTTAATGAACACCCAAAGGGTACACGAGTGTTTTTAGATAATATTCCTTGTCTTATTGTGCGTGCTTTGAGGTAACAGGGTACTGTCTGATTATATCTCAGGCATGTCACTTAGCAGAGGGGCTGATCAAAGCCTGCGAAAAAAAGACAGTGATGGACACCGCCTAATTAATGACCAAAATGTTTTGTTATTTGACTAACTGTTCTATTAATATACCATGCTCTGACTGCATGTGTGAATTCAGGACAAAAACTAAAATTTGGCGTATGATATCACGGTTACTAACCATTCAAAAATTAACGTCTAGAGCAGcaaactctctctttctctctctctctctctctcaatgaaTGGATTGAATTGCTACTAGCCGACATGTAATGAAGACCTGGGGACAGTGCCGCTGGTTTTACTTTTACTGCAACAGAAGTCACGAGTTTGAAACTGGGCTTGCGTTGTTCGATTTTCGGCCCTTTATGCTACATTGCCACCGTATAGCGAGACCACAGCGACATCCTTGCCCTATAGGGCGAAGAAAAAATTCTTTGCAGGTGTTTGCCAATCGAAGAAACTCATACATCAAAGGCCTCGGAGCCGAATGTGATAACGTGTAGGTTATCACATGCGGATCACAAACAAACCATGGCATGCACTGAAAGTAAATTAAATGACAAGTCGAGCAACAACAATAAACGCAAAGACGCATTTACAAGTGACATTTGCATCAAACACATGCCCATATTGATACAGAGGTTTCTCACTGGGATGAGAGCTCCCTTTTCAAAGCCCCCAAAAGCTCATTTATTTAGGGTCCTTCATTTTCGGGTAAATTCCCCTATATTCTCCGATTTTCGCGCTCCAAACTGGTTTTATCACGAACAGGAAGAATTCGATTTTTCCACAGAAGAAATCAGATTCTTCATCGATTTTGATTTACCCACGCACATGCacaggcttcaccacattacagTTGTGGGCGCATACCTGTCACCATCAAGTCGGTTTGATCACAAAAGATTACGAGACATCCTATCATCAGCCCCTGATCCATGTGTTATCATCGGGGATTTTAACGCCCATTATACTCTATGGGGAAGCCCGAAGACCGAcgtgaaaggcagaaatttggggtctttcgcctccgataatgaacttttgttgttgaatgatggcagtcctacatttttacgtggctccacatacagcagctgtctcgacttggCTTTTGTTTCACGAAGCTTAGTGAGGCATGCGGGGTGGTTCATGGAGAAACACATGGGAGTAACCATATTCCCACATACGTCAAGATTAGAGGATTGTCACCTTCCAAGATACACGACACGGTACGAAGAGTGGACTGGACGAAATTTGAGTCTCGCATGGAAGACCAATGTCAAGACTACATACTAGACTTGGAAGAGGCAATCAAGAGCACTGTACAGGACTCTGTGCGTACCTTCACCTGCTCTTCGAAATTCACGGACATCGACCTAGAGTTGGAGCGACTTCGCGCaatccggcgacgtgctgaaaggaggtaccgacgcacgaaggccatcgacgatttacggactgctagacgtatgcagaaaaagatccagcgccggttggataagctcgaattccaacgctggactgctttctgcgagtcgctcgaccctcgtaagcctttatcgcagctatggaggacggtacgaggtttgcggtcatcccccgttcaGAGGTCGCCATTCAAGGCTTTAGGCCTTTATCAAAAGCGACGAGATATTGACGTACcagaagaattctgcgccagattATCTGGACAACTTACAGCACCCGACAGTTTACCACTTTCGAACAGCTATCCACCACCACGTGACCCCTGCATGGACTTCCCCTTCTCCATCCAAGAACTCAAGGCAGCACTCGCTTCGTGCAAACGTTCGTcagcaccaggacctgacggaatcttctacagagccctgtgtcatctgggtgagcgcgcgagaattactctgcttgagctatataacgaatcttggcaggagggcacactccccttaagttggaaaaccagtcgtttggtaccactgttgaagcctggcaagtcaccgctggaactggcatcatatcgtccgatcgcattggctagttgcgtgggcaaagtgatggagaggatgatcctcggacgcctggagtggtacatggAATACAATATCATCTACCCAGATACCATGGCCGGCTTTCGCTGTGGTCTATCATCAGTTGATAGCGTCCTCGACCTAATCACCTTCGTGGAGGACGAGAAAGGCCGCAAGtgtctttgcgcttctttgttcctcgacgtcaaaggggcctatgacaacgttactcataaagccgtccttgccgcgctagaagacgtcggagtgggcggtcgaatgtttaaatggatacgcagctacctctgcatgcgatccttttttgtgatcacggTGGACGGGCGCACCTCCCTACACTAGAGTgatcgtggtgttccccagggcggtgtgctgagccctgtgctgttcaatcttacgctgattgctctccatgcacacctgccaagcactgtttgtttgtcaacatacgcagatgatatctgcgtctggacatctgcggtaactcgcctgcagctgcgagcgagaatccagagagctgccactcaaattgctctgtacctccgtgatcgaggtCTGGAAATTTCTAtcggaaagtgtgctcttctggcatttacgcgcaaacccatgactaactacagtgtatcaatcaatggtcaaagtataccgtattgtcgatcacacaagttcctgggcgTTATAATAGACAGAGAAATATCAagagtcctcacgtctcgtacctgaaaaatgcccccacctccccgaagggaatcgtgaggaaatgcgaatgcatttcttgcgccgagagtacacggcgcagtaattttaatggtgtaaattaatgacgagacgaggatttgtaccgtaaccatttatttacacattcatcagcacctgtttgtgttgtcattgcacctgacggccataatctcagccttctggtcgccgttggcgtttcacagcggcgtctcgagcacacatttcgagaggcgcccagccagcggacgggagagtggggcgcagggaggagagagagcgaacggcgagcgaaggagcggcgaagcactgcacccaataccacctagaagagcggtgcggagccggcgcgcgcccgcgcaaaccgcggtgaggaggcggagcgcgcgcagtcacgtggggtgtgacgtcactgcgccgttgctacagacgctcctctcctttcctcgcgccgttgctatgggacggcggattcagggtcgcttataaagtgcattcgcacttaaaagcggTTGACaggcatttctcacctcttcaagattttcgctggaaagacttggggaatgtcgcccagtgctatgttacaactgtacagggtgctgtttctcggtttcctgcgatacagtttgcctgcattaattaacgcaaacaagacaagtcgacgcatgctacaAAGTGTCCAGGCCCAGATgctccggatttgtttaggcctgcgtcaaagtgcttcaacagcggcgaccatagccatcgccaaggaccgCCTTataaagactcatattgaggttgaagcgCTGAGGACCCACCTAAGGCATCTCGCCCGGACTCCACACCACCACCAAGCCTCTgtaccagcggacagaccacgcacctccttttgccgaacagtaaccacaCACGGCGAATCTCTACCAgctggcttcacaccggcggcgagaccttcggttcctccatggtgcctgaaacaaccaaacATCAACCTGACAACACCAGACGTGCCGAAAAAACAAGACgtgtcagcaccagctcttaaacagctcgctttacttctattgtacgagaagtatcacgactcgactcacgtctacaccgacggctccgtcctaccgagcagttcaacagcggcggtcgtgattccaatgatcgccacaactatcaagttcaggacggctcacccaacaacatcgacggcagcagagctcacagcgcttcgcgccgcgctgcttttcattaacgaccaaatgagaaaaggtggacgattttctgcgactccaaggcggccctgcagtctctactgtcgactttacgccgcggtccgcacgaacagttggtatttgagactgccgagatgtcccaccacctaaccgagaaaggacaccgcattacatttcaatggctaccaagtcactgtgggattatcggcaatgaacgggccgatcaagctgcccgttcagcccacacagaggaccgcgacctgtcgatacctctttctaggacag includes these proteins:
- the LOC119387642 gene encoding uncharacterized PE-PGRS family protein PE_PGRS10 translates to MVERITHNRFKTLSLVSCRIVTPERWVLFIFTCALLDKTCAGGGAVPFLGGGGFNGQGAALSPSQAANLAAALGGGLNAGLGGAGLLGPGGQLLAVPNGQGVSVPAPVATPIASVTFLKQPVVNLRYVTKPVIKYVKHPVATVHHAIRPVVRVGQAAGGISLNGHGLAGFTSALGNNAAALNGLGGVKANALKVQTHVTGASAVAGPAKAGGIGALEGPAFIGPGLHGHALLGPGVGGPVLGGHAGPGLGGPGLGAIGLHHLAMNNLGLHGLGGLGGPGFGGPMLAGLGGPGLVGVGVRHPTLLGVGLGGLGYKGGPVFKNGLGNVGGGDGGTTLLGALGADGVDGAVAAIRTAHNLSPTVAVKSGGNLFNAKG